One stretch of Roseimicrobium sp. ORNL1 DNA includes these proteins:
- a CDS encoding type II secretion system F family protein: MPKFHYIALDSNGQENAGVIDAPNEAEAIGQLRRGQLYPTQVVEEGKGDTAAIKKRVRTSAGKGKTKTGGKASGSAKVAGKTLMIFTRQLATLIDSGLPLLRGLTVLGRQEPNPVMKRTINTLADSVQTGSTFSESLQQFPRIFNKLYVNMVKAGELGGVLELVLNRLAEYQEKAQKLKNKIVAAMVYPIIVMVIAVGIMIFLMTVIVPKFEKIFEEMLGDRNKLPELTKAVIGFSRWIQGNIIFLIIGTAGAIVLWQVVKSTKGGRAIIDAWKLKLPLFGDVQRKSAISRFTRTLGTLVTSGVPILQALNITRETAGNVVVSDAIDKVHNAVKEGESMVAPLESSKVFPPMVISMVDVGEETGQLPEMLLKVADVYEDEVDNSVSALTSMLEPLMIVILAVVVGVIVLALFMPLIQIIQGINEKS, translated from the coding sequence ATGCCGAAATTTCATTACATCGCCCTTGATTCGAACGGGCAGGAGAATGCCGGAGTGATTGATGCGCCGAACGAGGCTGAGGCCATCGGGCAGCTTCGCCGCGGCCAGCTCTATCCGACGCAGGTCGTCGAGGAGGGCAAGGGGGATACCGCCGCCATCAAAAAGCGCGTCCGCACGTCCGCGGGGAAGGGCAAGACCAAGACGGGGGGCAAGGCCTCCGGTTCGGCCAAGGTGGCTGGCAAGACGCTGATGATTTTCACCCGCCAGCTCGCAACACTGATCGACTCCGGTCTTCCGTTGCTGCGCGGTCTCACGGTGCTGGGCCGTCAGGAGCCCAACCCGGTGATGAAGCGCACCATCAATACGCTGGCGGACTCCGTGCAGACCGGCAGCACCTTCTCTGAAAGCCTCCAGCAGTTCCCGCGCATCTTCAACAAGCTGTACGTGAACATGGTGAAGGCCGGTGAACTCGGCGGTGTGCTCGAACTCGTGCTCAACCGTCTGGCCGAGTACCAGGAAAAGGCCCAGAAGCTGAAGAACAAGATTGTGGCCGCCATGGTGTATCCCATCATCGTGATGGTCATCGCCGTGGGCATCATGATCTTCCTCATGACGGTCATCGTGCCGAAGTTCGAGAAGATCTTCGAAGAAATGCTCGGCGACCGCAACAAGCTGCCTGAACTGACCAAGGCGGTCATCGGCTTCAGCCGGTGGATCCAGGGGAACATCATTTTCCTCATCATCGGCACCGCGGGCGCCATCGTGCTGTGGCAGGTGGTCAAGTCTACCAAGGGTGGGCGTGCCATCATCGATGCCTGGAAGCTCAAGCTGCCTCTCTTTGGTGACGTGCAGCGCAAGAGCGCCATCTCCCGCTTTACCCGTACCCTGGGTACGCTGGTCACCTCCGGTGTGCCGATTCTCCAGGCGCTGAACATCACCCGTGAAACCGCCGGCAACGTGGTCGTCTCCGACGCCATCGACAAGGTGCACAACGCGGTGAAGGAAGGTGAGAGCATGGTGGCTCCGCTGGAGTCCAGCAAGGTCTTCCCCCCGATGGTGATTTCCATGGTGGACGTGGGTGAGGAAACCGGTCAGCTCCCCGAAATGCTCCTGAAGGTGGCGGACGTGTACGAGGATGAAGTGGACAACTCCGTGTCAGCGCTCACCTCCATGCTGGAACCGCTCATGATCGTGATTCTGGCCGTGGTCGTCGGTGTCATCGTGCTGGCGCTGTTCATGCCGCTCATCCAGATCATCCAGGGCATCAATGAGAAGAGCTGA
- a CDS encoding GspE/PulE family protein gives MTADSVVDMLLQRGLLDEGQSSDLVHDVKHTGKDIVDLLVEYGIFNHVDEFWATVAEEIGAEHYDLDAFEPTPDILQTIPAGMARLCGAFPIQLAPDGLHVALTDPLNPQLLEDLRFGLGKNIVPVVARREQVQKLIDKSYGSGTESIQDIFNQLGVTSGKPGDKASLEQEANSAPIVRFVDLVLEQAIKEKASDIHFEPFEHEFKIRYRVDGSLYEMAPPPVHLSASVISRVKVMSNMNIAERRVPQDGRIMTVVDGRPVDMRVSTLPTQYGESVVLRVLDRSSVNLSLENLGMPPFLFNYIHETIHKPNGIFIVTGPTGAGKTTTLYAALKEINTIDAKLLTAEDPVEYDIEGIMQVPINEAVGLTFGRALRAFLRQDPDRIMVGEMRDVETAQIAIQASLTGHLVLSTLHTNDAAGAVTRLIDMGVEPFLVAATLEGILAQRLLRTICKGCKIPYQPNAIVLNQLGLSQSDIGDKHFYTGGGCEKCGNSGYKGRKGIYELLDINDPLRELITQKAPTLVLRQKAIELGMQTLREDGLRNIYDGETSIEEVLKYT, from the coding sequence ATGACAGCAGACAGCGTGGTGGACATGCTCTTGCAGCGGGGCCTGCTTGATGAGGGCCAGTCGAGCGATTTGGTTCACGATGTGAAACACACTGGCAAGGACATTGTGGACCTGCTGGTGGAGTACGGCATTTTTAATCACGTCGATGAATTCTGGGCCACCGTGGCCGAGGAAATCGGCGCGGAGCATTACGATCTGGACGCCTTCGAGCCGACCCCGGATATCCTGCAGACCATTCCTGCAGGCATGGCGCGCCTTTGTGGCGCCTTCCCCATCCAGCTCGCGCCGGATGGCCTGCATGTGGCCCTCACGGATCCGCTCAATCCCCAGTTGCTGGAAGACCTTCGCTTCGGCCTCGGGAAGAACATTGTGCCCGTGGTGGCGCGTCGTGAGCAGGTGCAAAAGCTCATCGACAAGAGCTACGGCAGCGGCACCGAGAGCATCCAGGACATCTTCAACCAGCTCGGCGTCACCTCAGGGAAGCCCGGGGACAAGGCCAGCCTGGAACAGGAGGCGAACAGCGCCCCCATCGTGCGCTTCGTGGACCTCGTGCTGGAGCAGGCCATCAAGGAAAAGGCCTCGGACATCCACTTCGAGCCCTTCGAGCACGAGTTCAAGATTCGCTATCGTGTGGACGGTTCGCTGTATGAAATGGCGCCGCCCCCGGTGCATCTCTCCGCCTCCGTCATCTCCCGCGTGAAGGTCATGTCCAACATGAACATCGCGGAGCGCCGAGTGCCCCAGGACGGCCGCATCATGACCGTGGTGGATGGCCGGCCGGTGGACATGCGCGTTTCCACCCTGCCCACGCAGTACGGCGAGAGCGTGGTGCTCCGCGTGCTGGACCGTTCCTCGGTGAACCTGTCCCTGGAGAATCTGGGGATGCCGCCCTTCCTGTTCAACTACATCCACGAGACGATCCACAAGCCCAACGGCATCTTCATCGTCACCGGACCCACGGGCGCGGGCAAGACGACCACTCTCTACGCCGCGCTGAAGGAGATCAATACCATCGATGCGAAGCTGCTGACCGCAGAGGATCCGGTGGAGTACGACATCGAAGGCATCATGCAGGTGCCCATCAATGAAGCGGTGGGTCTCACCTTCGGCCGTGCGTTGCGCGCCTTCCTTCGTCAGGACCCGGACCGCATCATGGTAGGAGAGATGCGTGACGTGGAAACGGCGCAGATCGCCATCCAGGCCTCACTCACGGGTCACTTGGTGCTGAGCACGCTGCACACGAATGACGCCGCGGGCGCCGTGACGCGTCTCATCGACATGGGCGTGGAGCCCTTCCTCGTGGCGGCCACGCTGGAGGGCATCCTGGCCCAGCGCCTCCTGCGCACCATCTGCAAGGGCTGCAAGATTCCCTACCAGCCGAATGCCATTGTGCTCAACCAGCTTGGCCTTTCGCAGAGCGACATTGGCGACAAGCACTTCTACACCGGGGGGGGCTGCGAGAAATGCGGCAACTCAGGATACAAGGGCCGAAAGGGCATCTACGAACTCCTGGATATCAATGACCCCCTGCGGGAGCTCATCACCCAAAAGGCGCCGACCCTGGTCCTCCGCCAGAAGGCCATCGAGCTGGGCATGCAAACGCTCCGCGAGGACGGCCTGCGAAACATCTACGACGGCGAGACCTCCATCGAAGAAGTCCTCAAGTATACCTGA
- a CDS encoding DUF3500 domain-containing protein yields the protein MPSLLALVCAAILPLQPADLHAHDGAQQMVDTANALLATLPAESKAKAVFPFDHDERQNWHFIPKERLGLPIKEMTQEQRLLAHALLNSGLSTTGYMKAVSIMSLEEVLYTIEGADPAKREATREKRNPERYFVSIFGEPSMKGTWGWRFEGHHLSLNFTVKDGALLRVTPAFFGTNPGEVREGPRTGLRVLGQEEDLGRDLVKSLDDAQFKKALVSAEAYKDVLTEAKREVTPLTPDGLSETELNDAQKAKLEKLIKAHLFRSRPEVAEEAWKEIKTSGPVFFAWAGGKEKGQPHYYRVQGKTFVVEYDNTQNDANHIHVVWRDFDSDFGRDLLGEHLKAAHQAQGK from the coding sequence TTGCCTAGCCTCCTCGCGCTTGTCTGCGCTGCCATTCTCCCGCTTCAGCCCGCTGACCTGCACGCTCATGATGGCGCCCAGCAGATGGTGGACACGGCAAATGCCCTCCTCGCCACCCTGCCTGCGGAATCCAAGGCCAAGGCCGTGTTTCCCTTTGATCACGACGAGCGCCAGAACTGGCACTTCATCCCGAAGGAGCGCCTCGGCCTCCCCATCAAGGAGATGACCCAGGAGCAGCGTCTCCTGGCCCACGCTCTGCTGAACTCCGGTCTCAGCACCACCGGCTACATGAAGGCCGTCTCCATCATGTCCCTGGAAGAGGTGCTCTACACCATCGAAGGTGCAGACCCCGCGAAGCGTGAGGCCACGCGTGAGAAGCGCAACCCGGAGCGCTACTTCGTAAGCATCTTCGGCGAACCCTCCATGAAGGGTACCTGGGGCTGGCGCTTCGAAGGCCACCACCTCTCCCTCAACTTCACCGTGAAGGACGGCGCCCTGCTCCGCGTGACGCCCGCGTTCTTCGGCACCAACCCTGGCGAAGTCCGCGAAGGCCCCCGCACCGGTCTGCGCGTCCTCGGTCAGGAAGAAGACCTCGGCCGCGACCTGGTGAAGTCCCTGGACGACGCCCAGTTCAAAAAGGCCCTCGTGAGCGCGGAAGCCTACAAGGACGTCCTCACCGAAGCCAAGCGTGAAGTCACTCCCCTCACCCCGGATGGCCTCAGCGAGACGGAATTGAACGACGCCCAGAAGGCCAAACTGGAAAAGCTCATCAAGGCCCACCTCTTCCGCAGCCGCCCCGAGGTAGCTGAGGAAGCCTGGAAGGAAATCAAGACCAGCGGTCCGGTGTTCTTCGCCTGGGCTGGCGGCAAGGAGAAGGGCCAACCCCACTACTACCGCGTGCAGGGCAAGACCTTCGTCGTGGAGTACGACAACACCCAGAATGACGCAAACCACATCCACGTGGTGTGGCGCGACTTCGACAGCGACTTCGGTCGCGACCTGCTCGGCGAGCACCTAAAGGCGGCGCACCAGGCGCAAGGGAAGTAA
- a CDS encoding ATPase, T2SS/T4P/T4SS family, with protein sequence MYSNEDFLLELLREAGMVTEQDLEHVRKTKKPAETLIEGLIKSGVVSEEDVARTMAVNSGMEFVDLTGFVPPADLKLVVSEEAARRYRVVPLGFEHGRLQVAISDPNNFETLDALPHVLKTEIDFVCATPENIRTLLSAIYGNEGDMASTIVKGVEGVGSDAEAPIIRLVTNTLMEAFKARSSDIHIEPMEKDLRIRYRIDGVLHDVEHHPKKLHSSIIARLKIMTGTMSIDEKRIPQDGRIQMKFQDKELDLRVSIVPTSNGESVVMRILDKSSLRLGLSDLGFLSDDQETFEKLITLPDGIILVTGPTGSGKTTTLYACLNYINRPDRKIITVEDPVEYELPGINQVMVKEDIGMTFAAALRAMLRQAPNIIMIGEIRDMETASIAINASLTGHLVFSTLHTNDAPSAVSRLTDIGIKPFLIASAVRAIEAQRLVRKLCNECKKEGSLTESELRKLGLDASQVYGATIMVPEGCPKCRNNGYRGRLSIIEIFKMDDEVRGMINQSLSSPQLRKRARELGMRTLREDGVRKVLAGMTTAEEVIEETMSDAS encoded by the coding sequence ATGTATTCCAACGAAGACTTTTTGCTCGAACTTCTCCGCGAGGCGGGAATGGTGACCGAGCAGGACCTTGAGCACGTCCGCAAGACCAAGAAACCCGCCGAAACGCTGATTGAGGGCCTGATTAAGTCCGGGGTGGTGAGCGAGGAAGATGTGGCAAGGACCATGGCGGTGAATTCCGGCATGGAGTTTGTGGATCTTACGGGCTTTGTACCGCCGGCGGACCTGAAACTGGTGGTGTCGGAGGAAGCCGCCCGCCGCTACCGCGTGGTCCCGCTCGGTTTCGAGCACGGCCGCTTGCAGGTCGCCATCAGCGACCCGAACAACTTTGAGACGCTGGATGCCCTGCCCCACGTGCTGAAGACGGAGATCGACTTCGTGTGCGCCACGCCGGAGAACATCCGGACCCTCCTTTCCGCAATCTATGGAAATGAAGGGGACATGGCGTCAACCATTGTGAAGGGCGTGGAAGGAGTCGGCAGCGATGCCGAGGCACCCATCATCCGCCTGGTGACGAACACCCTGATGGAGGCCTTCAAGGCGCGCTCCTCGGACATTCACATCGAGCCCATGGAGAAGGACCTCCGCATCCGCTACCGCATTGACGGTGTGCTGCATGACGTGGAGCACCACCCCAAGAAGCTGCACAGCTCCATCATCGCCCGACTCAAGATCATGACGGGCACGATGAGCATCGACGAAAAGCGCATCCCCCAGGACGGCCGTATCCAGATGAAGTTCCAGGACAAGGAACTGGACCTGCGCGTGAGCATCGTGCCTACCAGCAATGGTGAGAGCGTGGTCATGCGTATTCTGGACAAGAGCTCGCTTCGCCTCGGCTTGAGCGACCTTGGCTTCCTCTCGGATGACCAGGAGACCTTTGAAAAGCTCATCACCCTGCCGGACGGCATCATCCTGGTGACCGGTCCCACCGGTTCGGGCAAGACCACGACGCTCTACGCGTGCCTGAACTACATCAACCGTCCTGACCGCAAGATCATCACGGTGGAAGACCCGGTGGAATACGAACTGCCCGGCATCAACCAGGTGATGGTGAAAGAGGATATCGGCATGACCTTCGCCGCCGCCCTGCGCGCCATGCTGCGCCAGGCGCCGAACATCATCATGATTGGTGAGATTCGAGACATGGAGACGGCGAGCATCGCCATCAACGCCTCCCTCACCGGTCACCTTGTCTTCAGCACGCTGCACACGAATGACGCGCCCAGTGCCGTCTCGCGTCTCACGGACATCGGCATCAAGCCCTTCCTCATCGCCTCCGCCGTGCGCGCCATTGAGGCCCAGCGCCTCGTGCGCAAGCTCTGCAACGAGTGCAAGAAGGAAGGCTCGCTTACGGAATCAGAATTGCGCAAGCTGGGGCTGGATGCCTCCCAAGTCTACGGCGCCACCATCATGGTGCCGGAAGGTTGCCCCAAGTGCCGCAACAACGGCTACCGCGGACGACTCTCCATCATCGAGATCTTCAAGATGGATGACGAAGTGCGCGGCATGATCAACCAGTCCCTGTCCTCCCCGCAATTGCGCAAGCGCGCGAGAGAGCTGGGCATGCGCACCCTGCGTGAAGACGGCGTGCGCAAGGTGCTGGCCGGCATGACCACGGCGGAAGAGGTGATCGAAGAGACCATGTCCGACGCGAGCTAG
- a CDS encoding type II secretion system protein, with protein sequence MKLNRSQSLLEKGFTLLELLVVIAIIAILAGLTLGGFKYAQLAAARNRTIAAHAVIKSALEQYKEEQGEYPEPNTPGATTQVHGQDVRVGGARMLYQAISGDGDNEIKLATGSGNISDGKITAEESEMSINSNLPKSMVVKSPDGYFLADGWNRPFQYSKGSLPTGDAINSTYDLWSFGDLEGRAGGMVYEAEGRRNSETTAAWIKNW encoded by the coding sequence ATGAAACTCAACCGTTCGCAATCCCTGCTTGAGAAAGGCTTCACGTTGCTGGAGCTCCTCGTGGTGATCGCCATCATCGCCATTCTGGCAGGCCTTACCCTAGGTGGCTTCAAGTACGCCCAGCTGGCCGCTGCGCGCAATCGCACCATCGCCGCCCATGCGGTGATCAAGTCGGCCCTCGAACAGTACAAGGAGGAGCAGGGTGAATACCCCGAACCGAATACGCCAGGTGCCACCACCCAGGTGCACGGTCAGGATGTGCGTGTCGGCGGCGCGCGCATGCTTTACCAGGCCATCTCGGGCGACGGAGACAACGAAATCAAGCTCGCCACGGGTAGTGGCAATATCTCCGACGGAAAGATCACGGCGGAAGAGTCCGAGATGAGCATCAACTCCAACCTGCCGAAAAGCATGGTGGTGAAGAGCCCGGACGGTTACTTCCTGGCGGACGGCTGGAACCGCCCGTTCCAGTATTCCAAAGGCTCGCTGCCTACCGGGGATGCCATCAATTCCACCTATGATCTCTGGTCTTTCGGCGACTTGGAAGGTCGTGCCGGTGGCATGGTCTACGAGGCGGAAGGTCGTAGGAATTCTGAGACTACGGCTGCCTGGATCAAGAACTGGTAA
- a CDS encoding PAS domain-containing protein — MASRATKIGVSAETQLRERIRELEAQVRQEQSARKAWLASEERFAMAVRGTNDGIWDWTVRTQEIYYSPRFKELLGYGNNELSNKFIEWESRLHPEDKARTMEALNAHLERDLPYDVEYRLRCKDGGYRWFRARGKAIRNPDGTPHRMAGAITDITERKEAMRALAESEERFALAVRGANDGIWDWDILTNQVYFSPRWKAMVGYEDHELENVFATFEALLHPDDHDRVMQAVNDYLDGRMEGYAVEFRFRHRDGSYRWMLARGMALRDAKGRPYRMAGSHTDVTEQKQSLYALAEGEEQLRLAKQAAEMANRAKSEFLANMSHEIRTPMNGILGLTELLLNMHLSPEQRSYETLVRQSAESLLTILNDILDFSKIEAGKLGLDDQEFRLRDAIGDTLQSLGVRAAEKNLELACHIEPGVPEILVGDIARLRQVLVNLVGNAVKFTHEGEVVVEVRVEALSEGHVMLHFSVKDTGIGIAEEQHHKIFEAFTQAESSTTRHYGGTGLGLTICRQLVEMMDGRIWVESTPGAGSTFHFTAQLGLVTEPVPCKRPEPGVLKGLHVLVVDDNATNRLILDEMLKGWQMIPTCVASGVLALELLGSPKGRIFNLVLMDVMMPGMDGMEVSRRAHLLLGSDAPKILMLSSAGHLLQLANSPQTGIERVLTKPVKQSDLFDAIVQILDLCEDYELGDTCPFQPLPSHPLRPLNVLLVEDGRVNQLVATRMLEDRGHAVSVANNGREALEMLSQESYDAIVMDVHMPELNGFETTAMIREQERESGGHLPIIAMTANAMKGDRERCMAAGMDDYVSKPVRSGELYRAVESFTTVPLSARGGTPPCDMPDPLEPDPDSVFDAAAFRESISDEGLMRQLVEIYPEDSEDMLLEAETALRDKDRAALHQAAHSLKGLLGNYSAPIALEAARTLSRLAREDRLKDAAPVLADTIREVRRLADALKAFGKTLPAEPSANGQ; from the coding sequence ATGGCCAGCCGAGCTACAAAGATAGGCGTATCCGCTGAGACCCAGTTGCGCGAGCGCATCCGGGAATTGGAGGCGCAGGTCCGCCAGGAACAGAGCGCGCGGAAGGCGTGGCTGGCCAGCGAGGAGCGTTTCGCCATGGCGGTGCGCGGCACCAATGACGGCATCTGGGACTGGACCGTCCGCACGCAGGAGATCTATTACTCGCCCCGCTTCAAGGAACTGCTGGGCTACGGTAACAACGAGCTCTCCAACAAATTCATCGAATGGGAATCCCGCCTCCATCCGGAGGACAAGGCCCGCACCATGGAGGCGCTGAACGCGCACCTGGAGCGCGACCTCCCCTATGACGTGGAGTACCGCCTGCGCTGCAAGGACGGAGGCTACCGCTGGTTCCGCGCGCGTGGCAAGGCCATCCGCAATCCAGACGGCACCCCGCATCGCATGGCAGGCGCCATCACGGACATCACCGAGCGCAAGGAGGCCATGCGCGCGCTGGCGGAGAGCGAGGAGCGCTTCGCCTTGGCCGTGCGCGGGGCCAATGACGGCATCTGGGACTGGGACATCCTGACGAATCAGGTCTACTTCTCCCCGCGGTGGAAGGCCATGGTGGGGTATGAGGACCACGAACTCGAGAACGTGTTCGCCACGTTCGAGGCGCTGCTGCATCCCGATGATCACGACCGGGTGATGCAGGCGGTGAATGACTACCTGGACGGTCGCATGGAGGGCTACGCGGTGGAGTTCCGCTTCCGGCACCGGGACGGTAGCTACCGCTGGATGCTCGCCCGTGGCATGGCCTTGCGCGATGCCAAGGGGCGGCCGTATCGCATGGCCGGTTCCCACACGGATGTCACGGAGCAGAAGCAGTCCTTGTATGCCCTGGCAGAGGGGGAGGAGCAGCTCCGCCTCGCCAAGCAGGCCGCCGAGATGGCGAACCGCGCGAAGAGCGAATTCCTGGCGAACATGAGCCACGAAATCCGCACGCCCATGAATGGCATCCTGGGCCTTACGGAGCTCCTGCTGAACATGCACCTCAGCCCCGAGCAGCGCTCCTATGAGACGCTCGTGCGCCAGTCCGCAGAGTCCCTGCTGACCATTCTCAATGACATCCTCGACTTCTCCAAGATCGAGGCGGGCAAGCTGGGGCTGGATGACCAGGAGTTCCGCCTGCGGGATGCGATTGGCGATACGCTGCAGAGCCTGGGCGTGCGTGCGGCGGAGAAGAATCTGGAACTCGCCTGCCACATCGAGCCTGGGGTGCCGGAGATCCTGGTGGGGGACATCGCCCGCCTGCGCCAGGTGCTGGTGAATCTGGTGGGCAATGCGGTGAAGTTCACCCACGAGGGTGAGGTGGTCGTGGAGGTGCGGGTGGAGGCCCTCTCGGAAGGCCACGTGATGCTCCACTTCTCGGTGAAGGATACCGGCATCGGCATCGCGGAGGAGCAGCACCACAAGATTTTCGAAGCCTTCACGCAGGCGGAGAGCTCCACCACCCGGCACTATGGTGGCACCGGTTTGGGGCTCACCATCTGCCGGCAGCTCGTGGAGATGATGGATGGACGCATCTGGGTGGAGAGCACACCTGGTGCGGGTAGCACCTTCCACTTCACGGCCCAGTTGGGACTGGTCACTGAGCCAGTTCCCTGCAAGCGTCCCGAGCCGGGTGTGCTCAAGGGCCTGCACGTGCTCGTGGTGGATGACAATGCGACAAATCGCCTCATCCTGGATGAAATGCTCAAGGGCTGGCAGATGATTCCCACCTGCGTGGCCAGTGGCGTGCTGGCGCTGGAGCTTCTCGGCTCTCCGAAGGGGCGCATCTTCAATCTCGTGCTCATGGATGTGATGATGCCCGGCATGGACGGCATGGAAGTGAGCCGCCGGGCGCATCTCCTGTTGGGCAGTGATGCGCCCAAGATTCTCATGCTCTCCTCCGCAGGACATCTCCTGCAACTGGCGAATTCTCCGCAAACCGGCATCGAGCGCGTGCTGACGAAGCCGGTGAAGCAAAGCGATCTCTTCGATGCCATCGTGCAAATCCTCGACCTGTGCGAGGATTATGAACTGGGGGACACCTGCCCCTTCCAGCCGCTGCCCTCGCACCCGCTGCGCCCGCTCAATGTGCTGCTGGTGGAAGACGGTCGCGTGAATCAACTCGTGGCCACGCGCATGCTGGAGGACCGCGGGCACGCCGTGAGCGTGGCGAACAACGGCCGGGAGGCGCTGGAGATGCTCTCGCAGGAGTCCTACGATGCGATTGTCATGGACGTGCACATGCCGGAGCTGAATGGCTTTGAGACCACTGCCATGATCCGCGAGCAGGAGCGCGAGTCCGGCGGGCACCTTCCCATCATCGCCATGACTGCGAATGCGATGAAGGGTGACCGCGAGCGCTGCATGGCTGCCGGCATGGATGATTATGTCTCCAAGCCCGTGCGCTCGGGCGAGCTCTACCGCGCCGTGGAGAGCTTCACCACCGTGCCGCTTTCCGCGCGCGGCGGCACCCCTCCTTGTGACATGCCAGACCCACTGGAGCCGGATCCGGATTCTGTGTTTGATGCGGCGGCGTTCCGCGAGTCCATCAGTGATGAAGGACTGATGCGCCAGCTCGTGGAGATCTATCCGGAGGATTCCGAGGACATGCTCCTGGAAGCGGAGACAGCCTTGCGAGACAAGGATCGCGCAGCGCTGCACCAGGCCGCGCACTCGCTCAAGGGCCTGCTGGGCAACTACAGCGCGCCCATCGCCCTTGAAGCCGCACGCACCCTCAGCCGTCTCGCACGCGAGGACCGGTTGAAGGATGCGGCGCCCGTGCTCGCGGATACGATTCGCGAGGTGCGCCGCCTTGCCGATGCGCTCAAGGCCTTCGGCAAGACGTTGCCAGCGGAGCCTTCCGCCAACGGTCAATGA
- a CDS encoding efflux RND transporter periplasmic adaptor subunit, which translates to MSLSDLYSPASHALPANAKASASPSPAATAESSTPLRRRILLLPAWLLPAVLILAFAGLFAFVFRDRLLPALEVQVAQAILLTDIDSAPAAAAGGEKDETASHHPTPPSPSTPAPNLAPSSPSPPQLLFQAAGWFEPDPLPIYATTLTDGVIAKVHVLEGQEVKQGQLLAELIADDNRISLDAAKRAHDKAVAEQKLQTVQVTVAETEVAVMADQVRAAEAKLAEEKDNEQRIAKIPSGSVSDQERSRAKFVVQGQAAEVASRQSQLIAAKAKVEAAKAQAAAMEAGVASAQVAVEKQELALARTRITSPVDGVILQLHAAPGQKKLLGMDDHQSATIATLFEKGKLQARVDVPLADARGLMVGQQAIVTSDFLPNTEIHGVVTRIVGSADLQRNTLQAKVRIENPDPRLRPEMLCRVKFLGTSSTPSSSTAASSSSSFSPSSSTAVADVSPADPTRAIMVPATALVTDSTPQKATSLWVISPDNSTATKRPAQRGPIEREGYVSITSGVLPGEFVILPPHDHLTEGRRVRVTGSPQ; encoded by the coding sequence GTGTCTCTTTCCGATCTCTATTCCCCTGCCTCCCACGCATTGCCCGCAAACGCGAAGGCAAGCGCATCCCCCAGCCCGGCTGCCACAGCCGAATCCTCCACCCCGCTGCGCCGGCGCATCCTTCTGCTGCCCGCGTGGTTGCTGCCAGCTGTCCTCATCCTCGCCTTTGCTGGGCTCTTTGCCTTCGTCTTCCGCGACCGTCTCCTGCCCGCGCTGGAGGTGCAGGTCGCACAAGCCATCCTGCTGACGGACATCGACTCCGCTCCCGCGGCCGCAGCCGGCGGGGAGAAGGATGAAACGGCATCACACCATCCTACACCGCCATCACCGTCCACTCCTGCTCCTAATCTTGCTCCCTCATCCCCCTCCCCACCCCAGCTCCTCTTCCAAGCGGCCGGGTGGTTCGAGCCGGACCCGCTGCCCATCTATGCCACCACCCTGACAGATGGCGTCATCGCAAAGGTGCACGTGCTGGAAGGCCAGGAGGTGAAGCAGGGCCAGCTCCTCGCGGAACTCATCGCAGACGACAATCGCATCTCCCTCGATGCCGCCAAGCGCGCGCATGACAAGGCCGTGGCCGAGCAGAAGCTGCAAACCGTGCAGGTCACCGTGGCCGAGACCGAGGTAGCGGTGATGGCCGACCAGGTGAGAGCCGCCGAAGCCAAGCTCGCGGAGGAGAAGGACAACGAGCAACGCATCGCGAAGATTCCCTCCGGCTCCGTGTCCGATCAGGAACGCTCGCGGGCCAAGTTCGTGGTCCAGGGTCAGGCTGCAGAAGTGGCCTCCCGCCAGTCCCAACTCATCGCCGCGAAGGCCAAGGTGGAAGCCGCCAAGGCCCAGGCCGCCGCCATGGAAGCCGGCGTCGCCTCCGCTCAAGTAGCCGTGGAAAAGCAGGAGCTCGCCCTCGCCCGCACCCGCATCACCTCGCCGGTGGATGGTGTCATCCTCCAACTCCACGCCGCCCCCGGCCAGAAGAAGCTGCTGGGCATGGATGACCACCAGTCCGCCACCATCGCCACGCTCTTCGAGAAGGGGAAACTGCAGGCGCGCGTGGATGTGCCTCTCGCGGACGCCCGCGGCCTCATGGTGGGACAGCAGGCGATTGTCACCTCCGACTTCCTGCCCAACACCGAGATCCACGGCGTGGTGACCCGCATCGTGGGCTCCGCCGACCTCCAGAGAAACACCCTCCAGGCCAAGGTGCGCATCGAGAACCCCGACCCTCGCCTGCGTCCCGAGATGCTCTGCCGCGTGAAGTTCCTCGGCACCTCATCCACGCCATCATCCTCCACAGCCGCTTCGTCCTCCTCCTCATTCTCGCCCTCATCCTCGACTGCCGTGGCAGACGTCTCACCCGCAGACCCCACCCGCGCCATCATGGTCCCCGCCACCGCTCTGGTGACGGACAGCACACCGCAAAAAGCCACCTCCCTCTGGGTCATCTCCCCAGACAACTCCACCGCCACGAAGCGCCCCGCTCAGCGCGGCCCCATCGAGCGTGAAGGCTACGTCTCCATCACCTCCGGAGTCCTCCCCGGCGAGTTCGTCATCCTCCCCCCGCACGACCACCTCACCGAAGGCCGCCGCGTCCGAGTCACCGGGTCCCCTCAGTGA